The following coding sequences are from one Treponema bryantii window:
- a CDS encoding MinD/ParA family protein, with translation MEEQAEGLSELFNDGNSNASDSGKGSAAKRDHNTRIIAITSGKGGVGKTNFAVNMAIAYAQLGKKVILIDGDLGMANVNVLLNIVPQYNLMHVINKKKTMKEIIMDTEFGIKFIAGANGFSKIANLSVEELEYFANQFATLGNADIIIIDTGAGIANNVLQFVAAADEVFVVTTPEPTAITDAYGIIKIITTEIVDRTVNIKLIVNRVHSPDEGKRISERIITIVGQFLGYKIEYLGCIPEDPLVQASVIRQKPFIVVNPTSKPAVYLKHIVGRIEKTEPEFNEGVSSFLKKFLSKKR, from the coding sequence ATGGAAGAACAGGCAGAAGGTTTAAGTGAATTATTTAATGATGGTAACTCAAATGCTTCAGATTCTGGAAAAGGCAGTGCTGCAAAAAGAGATCATAATACCCGAATAATTGCCATCACCAGTGGAAAGGGCGGAGTTGGAAAAACAAACTTTGCCGTTAATATGGCAATTGCCTATGCTCAGCTGGGTAAAAAGGTAATCCTTATTGATGGTGACCTTGGAATGGCAAACGTAAATGTTCTTCTGAACATAGTGCCTCAGTATAATCTTATGCATGTCATCAATAAAAAGAAGACAATGAAAGAGATTATCATGGATACTGAGTTCGGTATTAAGTTTATTGCCGGAGCCAACGGATTCTCAAAAATTGCTAACCTTAGTGTTGAAGAACTCGAGTACTTTGCAAATCAGTTTGCAACCCTTGGAAATGCAGATATCATCATCATAGATACAGGTGCGGGAATTGCAAATAACGTTCTTCAGTTTGTTGCTGCTGCTGATGAGGTTTTTGTAGTAACAACTCCGGAACCTACTGCAATTACAGATGCTTATGGAATCATCAAAATCATAACTACAGAAATTGTTGACCGTACTGTAAATATCAAGCTTATTGTAAACCGTGTTCACTCACCGGACGAAGGTAAACGTATTTCAGAACGAATCATTACAATCGTAGGTCAGTTCCTTGGTTATAAGATTGAGTATCTTGGCTGTATTCCTGAAGATCCTCTTGTACAGGCTTCGGTAATCAGACAAAAGCCATTTATTGTTGTAAATCCTACATCAAAACCGGCTGTATACTTAAAACATATTGTTGGACGAATTGAAAAAACTGAGCCGGAATTTAATGAGGGAGTTTCAAGCTTCCTTAAGAAGTTCCTTAGTAAAAAACGCTAA
- a CDS encoding FapA family protein, whose translation MVTLAKLREDMNTLLQVDKNLHFVEVNADTIDEALADAVVQLDTKLSNLHYEVVEKGSDGILGLGKKPWKIMVYQDPETVKKQTRLASEGLFDLDEEGEEAKVINRDGLYYIRHFKSDIMLKVLLPVGEGLPIELKDVLDEIKRPDTISFDEELVKKSVKNGTDNDYVIVGAFKHVPAGDVVIGVEVTKDEMKGSIVVSPPSMSGSEASFDMIKRAILQQGVVEACIEEDKIREFVDNPVYNNPYEVAAAIEPVDGHDAYISYNFETDPKKLKAQVDEEGKVDYKKLNNIQNVIADQPLAQKIPAERGKGGKTLFGRYLEAKNGKDIQIQLGANVKLDRDGVTIKAEIDGEVMLVNGKVTVEPVKYLDAVNVKTGDVKFVGTVVIKGNVQEGYKVEATNIEVGGIVDKSRLEATGNIIVRQGVFGKGEGYIKAGKSLWAKFINDTTVEVEENVIVNDSIVNSSVTAMKNIVLRGKKAQIIGGHLMATEEICARKVGSPGGGTETILEVGVDPRAKKRLEELQNMQAKATKEYENCDLDIQTLEQQKKLRKKLPQEKEEKLKTLKERCEQISEELEKMTDEINKIQEHLRDLKAVGKVKVEGDVYAGVKIYIRDVLDEVKIDTKGVTFYYDKAFSKRGPYEPPSLAEEQPDGYSAD comes from the coding sequence ATGGTAACGCTGGCTAAACTTCGTGAAGATATGAATACGCTTCTTCAGGTAGATAAAAATCTGCATTTCGTTGAAGTTAATGCAGATACTATCGATGAAGCACTTGCTGATGCAGTTGTCCAGCTGGATACCAAACTTTCCAATTTACATTACGAAGTTGTAGAAAAAGGCAGTGACGGTATTTTAGGTCTTGGAAAAAAGCCATGGAAAATTATGGTTTACCAGGATCCAGAAACCGTTAAAAAGCAGACACGTCTTGCTTCTGAAGGTCTGTTTGATCTTGATGAAGAAGGAGAAGAAGCAAAGGTTATTAATCGCGACGGGCTTTATTATATCCGTCATTTCAAATCAGATATCATGCTTAAAGTTCTTCTTCCTGTTGGAGAAGGACTTCCAATTGAACTCAAAGATGTTCTTGATGAAATCAAACGTCCAGACACAATCAGTTTTGATGAAGAGCTTGTAAAAAAGAGCGTTAAAAACGGAACTGATAATGATTACGTAATTGTCGGTGCATTTAAACATGTTCCTGCCGGTGACGTTGTAATTGGTGTTGAAGTTACTAAAGATGAAATGAAAGGCTCTATTGTTGTTTCACCTCCTTCAATGAGTGGAAGTGAAGCTTCATTTGATATGATTAAGAGAGCCATCCTTCAGCAGGGTGTTGTAGAAGCTTGTATTGAAGAAGACAAAATCCGCGAGTTCGTTGACAATCCTGTTTATAATAATCCTTATGAAGTCGCCGCTGCAATTGAACCTGTTGATGGTCATGACGCATACATTTCCTATAACTTTGAAACTGACCCTAAAAAACTTAAGGCTCAGGTTGATGAAGAAGGAAAGGTTGACTACAAGAAGCTTAACAATATTCAGAATGTTATTGCAGATCAGCCGCTTGCACAGAAGATTCCTGCAGAAAGAGGTAAGGGCGGTAAGACATTGTTCGGCCGCTACCTCGAAGCAAAGAATGGAAAAGATATTCAGATTCAGCTTGGCGCCAATGTTAAACTTGACCGCGACGGCGTAACAATTAAAGCCGAGATTGATGGTGAAGTTATGCTTGTAAACGGAAAGGTAACCGTAGAGCCTGTTAAATACCTCGACGCAGTTAATGTTAAAACCGGTGATGTTAAATTTGTCGGAACTGTTGTCATCAAAGGAAACGTACAGGAAGGCTACAAGGTTGAAGCTACCAATATTGAAGTTGGCGGAATCGTCGACAAATCTCGTCTTGAAGCTACTGGAAATATTATTGTCCGTCAGGGTGTATTTGGAAAAGGCGAAGGTTATATCAAAGCCGGTAAATCACTCTGGGCTAAGTTTATCAATGATACAACCGTTGAAGTTGAAGAGAATGTTATCGTAAATGACTCTATCGTAAACTCAAGCGTAACTGCCATGAAGAATATCGTACTTCGCGGAAAGAAGGCACAGATTATTGGTGGACATCTTATGGCTACCGAGGAAATCTGTGCGCGAAAGGTTGGTTCTCCTGGTGGTGGTACAGAAACAATTCTCGAAGTTGGTGTTGATCCACGCGCTAAAAAGCGTCTTGAAGAACTGCAGAATATGCAGGCTAAGGCTACAAAGGAATACGAAAACTGCGACCTCGATATACAGACTCTCGAACAGCAGAAGAAGCTTCGTAAAAAGCTTCCACAGGAAAAAGAAGAAAAACTCAAGACTCTCAAAGAACGCTGTGAACAGATAAGCGAAGAGCTTGAGAAGATGACAGATGAAATCAACAAGATTCAGGAACACCTTCGCGACCTTAAGGCTGTTGGAAAAGTTAAGGTTGAGGGCGATGTTTATGCCGGAGTTAAGATTTATATCCGTGATGTTCTTGATGAAGTTAAAATTGATACAAAGGGAGTTACCTTCTATTATGATAAGGCCTTCAGTAAACGAGGACCTTATGAGCCGCCATCATTAGCAGAGGAGCAGCCGGATGGGTATTCAGCCGATTGA
- a CDS encoding flagellar biosynthesis protein FlhA produces the protein MANESRGTILKFISGNIVPVAVVLAVFLLFVPIPKMIIDLSMILNLMLAIVILLVVVRTPRPSDFQTFPRVILFQTLFSLGINISSTRLILTGKMQGGTLANQSDMVKSFARIVAGNNLVVGFVIFIILIVVQILVVTKGAGRVSEVAARFSLDSMNQKLFDIDNRFNQGAITEEQAEELKASVRRDIDFYSNMDGSSKFVSGNVKAGVFITVINLIGGFLVGMIMNRMPLTDALNTYSTLTIGDGLTSQLPSLIISFATGLLVTGTKSDESLDQQLKTEFTGDGHIYEIVGAVLIVAGIALRGGTQMLLLPVGALSIFIGYRMTRDKQRQELAQKQEKAQKDSKQTASKEEPIVMLDPLSLELGYALIPLVDQEKGAELLERISRIRVEARHDIGLDIPKIHIQDNMTLEPNDYSFKIAGIEAGHSSVRVGYVMCLDTGSVTEPLDGEKTKDPAFGMDAIWLPEDRRGEAESAGYVIVDPPTIISTHITEIIRNHAAELLDRQAVSVILDTVKKNNPVLVSEVLDTAKIPYGIIEKVLQNLLEEKVSIRNYVRILETMANYAQVTQNNIWDLTQKVREALGLQICMQYADDNKKLHVMRLSQELSELIAEHAYYPSDGSKPYVALDPVDRRRWVQAVSDSLAKVSQLGYQPIIISVAAVRQLVRSSLEKEMPGIAVISDMEVYAAGTGVSLEIIDEIADDENV, from the coding sequence ATGGCAAACGAAAGTAGAGGGACAATTCTCAAATTTATATCCGGTAATATTGTACCGGTTGCAGTTGTTTTAGCTGTATTCCTCTTATTTGTTCCAATTCCAAAAATGATAATTGACCTCAGTATGATTTTAAATCTTATGCTGGCAATTGTTATTCTTCTTGTTGTCGTAAGAACACCTCGTCCTTCAGACTTTCAGACATTCCCTCGGGTAATTCTTTTTCAAACTCTGTTCAGTTTGGGAATAAATATTTCTTCTACAAGACTTATCCTTACTGGTAAAATGCAGGGAGGAACCCTTGCAAATCAGAGTGACATGGTAAAGTCTTTTGCCAGAATTGTTGCTGGAAACAATCTTGTAGTTGGATTTGTAATCTTTATCATTCTGATTGTTGTACAGATTCTTGTAGTTACTAAAGGTGCCGGACGCGTTTCAGAAGTTGCAGCCCGATTCTCTTTGGACTCAATGAATCAGAAACTTTTTGATATTGATAACCGTTTCAACCAGGGGGCTATCACAGAAGAGCAGGCCGAAGAACTTAAAGCTTCTGTTAGACGTGATATAGACTTCTATTCAAACATGGACGGTTCTTCTAAGTTCGTAAGTGGAAATGTTAAGGCCGGAGTATTCATCACAGTAATAAATCTGATTGGTGGATTCCTTGTCGGAATGATAATGAACCGTATGCCGTTGACAGATGCTTTGAATACTTATTCAACACTGACAATTGGTGATGGTCTTACTTCACAGCTTCCTTCATTGATTATTTCTTTTGCAACAGGTTTACTTGTTACTGGTACTAAGTCAGATGAGTCTCTGGATCAGCAGCTCAAAACAGAGTTCACCGGAGACGGACATATTTACGAAATTGTTGGTGCAGTTCTCATCGTTGCAGGTATTGCATTACGAGGTGGAACTCAGATGCTTCTTCTTCCTGTCGGAGCACTTTCAATTTTCATCGGTTACAGAATGACTCGTGATAAACAGAGACAGGAACTCGCACAGAAACAGGAAAAAGCACAGAAGGATTCAAAACAGACTGCATCAAAAGAAGAGCCTATTGTTATGCTTGATCCGCTTTCGCTCGAACTTGGTTATGCACTTATTCCTCTTGTTGATCAGGAAAAAGGTGCTGAACTTCTTGAACGAATTTCGCGTATTCGTGTAGAAGCGCGTCATGACATAGGTCTCGATATTCCTAAAATTCATATTCAGGATAACATGACACTTGAGCCAAACGATTACAGCTTTAAGATTGCCGGTATTGAAGCCGGACATTCTTCTGTACGCGTTGGTTATGTAATGTGTCTTGATACAGGTTCAGTTACTGAACCACTTGATGGAGAAAAGACAAAGGATCCGGCATTCGGTATGGATGCAATCTGGCTTCCGGAAGATAGAAGAGGCGAAGCAGAAAGTGCAGGTTATGTAATTGTTGACCCACCGACAATTATTTCTACACATATAACAGAGATTATCAGAAATCATGCTGCAGAGCTTCTTGACCGTCAGGCAGTTTCAGTTATTCTGGATACAGTTAAGAAGAATAATCCAGTTCTTGTTTCTGAAGTTCTGGACACTGCAAAGATTCCGTACGGCATAATAGAAAAAGTTCTGCAGAATCTTCTTGAAGAAAAAGTTTCTATCAGAAATTATGTGCGTATTCTTGAAACAATGGCAAACTATGCACAGGTTACACAGAATAATATCTGGGATTTAACACAGAAAGTTCGTGAAGCCTTAGGTTTGCAGATTTGTATGCAGTATGCAGATGACAATAAAAAACTGCATGTAATGAGACTGTCACAGGAACTGTCTGAGTTGATTGCTGAACATGCATATTATCCTTCTGATGGTTCTAAACCTTATGTTGCGCTGGATCCTGTAGATCGAAGGCGCTGGGTACAGGCAGTAAGTGATTCACTTGCAAAAGTAAGTCAGCTTGGATATCAGCCAATAATTATTTCTGTTGCTGCTGTCCGTCAGCTTGTGCGTTCTTCCCTTGAAAAAGAAATGCCTGGAATTGCAGTAATATCAGATATGGAAGTATATGCAGCTGGTACCGGAGTTTCTCTGGAAATTATTGATGAAATTGCTGATGACGAAAACGTGTAA
- a CDS encoding aldose epimerase family protein, whose protein sequence is MKVTKSKFGMLCDGTKVNLFTVKNGNMSFSCTDYGCTITSIVLNDGNGKKTDVVLGHSTLEGYINGTVFFGAIVGRFANRIGKAEFALDGKKYSLDKNDGPNCLHGGFDSYNKMMWKGKVIDDGKLCGVRFTRESPDGEQGFPGNLKLTITYLLDEHNNLTCLYNAETDKATPINITNHAYFNLAGNGNIGDHTVQMNSDKRLEVNAKLIPTGKLLDVKGTPFDFTKEKKIGKDIKNVGVGYDHCYVTELYDPENPHCGLPLDDKDLVEFCTVKEPTTGHEMTVFTNMEGCQFYTGNYIKGVIGKNGRVYDRHDAFCLETQCFPDTPNQASFPSCILEPGQKMKAKTIYSFTINK, encoded by the coding sequence ATGAAAGTAACTAAATCAAAATTCGGAATGCTTTGTGATGGAACAAAGGTAAATCTTTTTACAGTAAAAAACGGAAACATGTCTTTTTCGTGCACAGATTACGGCTGTACAATTACAAGCATTGTATTAAATGATGGTAATGGAAAAAAGACAGACGTTGTTCTGGGACATTCAACTCTCGAAGGATATATAAACGGAACAGTATTCTTTGGTGCAATTGTAGGACGTTTTGCTAACCGTATTGGTAAAGCTGAGTTTGCACTCGACGGAAAAAAATATTCACTTGATAAGAATGATGGTCCAAACTGTCTTCATGGCGGTTTCGACAGCTATAATAAAATGATGTGGAAGGGCAAAGTAATTGATGACGGAAAACTTTGCGGTGTTCGTTTTACACGTGAATCTCCAGATGGAGAGCAGGGGTTTCCAGGAAACTTAAAGCTTACAATTACTTATCTTCTTGATGAGCATAATAACCTTACATGTCTTTATAATGCAGAAACAGATAAGGCTACTCCAATCAATATTACTAACCATGCATATTTCAATCTTGCAGGTAACGGAAACATCGGTGATCATACAGTTCAGATGAATTCTGACAAGCGTCTTGAAGTTAATGCAAAACTTATTCCAACTGGAAAACTTCTGGATGTTAAGGGAACTCCTTTTGATTTTACAAAGGAAAAGAAGATTGGAAAGGATATTAAGAATGTTGGAGTAGGTTATGATCACTGCTATGTAACAGAACTTTACGATCCTGAAAATCCACACTGCGGACTTCCTCTTGATGACAAGGATCTTGTTGAATTCTGTACTGTAAAAGAACCAACAACAGGACATGAAATGACAGTATTTACTAATATGGAAGGCTGTCAGTTCTATACTGGAAATTACATAAAGGGAGTCATTGGAAAGAACGGTCGTGTTTATGACAGACATGATGCATTCTGTCTTGAAACACAGTGTTTCCCAGATACACCAAACCAGGCTTCATTCCCAAGCTGTATCCTTGAACCAGGCCAGAAGATGAAGGCTAAGACTATTTATTCCTTTACAATAAATAAATAA
- the fliR gene encoding flagellar biosynthetic protein FliR → MLDSILLKAPVYLIVFVRCFALILTLPMFSMRSASRVAKVAIAGYMAFFIYGGIDASLYQPYIGDDGAFSMIYVLLLIGEALIGIIMGFFISIIFAAFSSAGQFLAFQMGLSAASSYDALSQVENPLMGQFFNLVAMLVFMQTHWFQKLFLGGLVSSFSSLSALSIATSNEKLARFMISGLTELFSDALVIALPVMGTLFLITVCTGLLTKAAPQMNLLSEGFPIMILVAFTIIAIAMPSIIDFFVRSFNKGFADLENLFTTISGGV, encoded by the coding sequence ATGCTGGATAGTATTTTACTTAAAGCTCCAGTCTATCTCATAGTTTTTGTAAGGTGCTTTGCTTTAATTTTGACACTTCCTATGTTCTCCATGCGTTCTGCTTCAAGAGTTGCTAAAGTTGCAATTGCAGGTTATATGGCATTTTTTATTTATGGTGGAATAGATGCTTCTCTTTATCAGCCGTACATTGGAGATGACGGTGCTTTTTCAATGATTTATGTTCTTTTACTGATTGGTGAAGCTCTCATTGGAATCATAATGGGATTTTTTATTTCCATAATTTTTGCTGCTTTCAGTTCTGCAGGACAGTTTCTCGCTTTTCAGATGGGACTTTCTGCAGCCAGTTCATATGATGCCTTGTCACAGGTTGAAAACCCTTTGATGGGACAGTTTTTTAATCTCGTTGCAATGCTTGTATTTATGCAGACTCACTGGTTTCAGAAATTATTTTTAGGCGGACTTGTTTCAAGCTTCTCTTCATTGAGCGCTTTGAGTATAGCAACTTCAAATGAAAAACTTGCCCGCTTTATGATTTCCGGACTTACAGAACTTTTTTCTGATGCTCTTGTAATTGCATTGCCTGTCATGGGAACTCTGTTTTTAATTACTGTTTGTACAGGGCTTCTTACAAAGGCCGCACCTCAGATGAACCTTTTGTCTGAAGGTTTTCCTATTATGATTTTAGTGGCATTTACAATTATTGCTATTGCAATGCCTAGTATAATAGATTTCTTTGTACGTTCATTTAATAAAGGTTTTGCAGATTTAGAGAATTTGTTTACAACAATTTCGGGAGGTGTGTAG
- the flhB gene encoding flagellar biosynthesis protein FlhB, with the protein MAAEDEGRTEQPSEYKLEKARKEGRVAKSQEISGALVLLLCVVTIIFLSKWLFNEIVTIFKFYFTQCSTYDVKNPTFLPAFFNVFIKCVLPVGLISAVSAVMANIVQTRGFIFSLKPIEPKFSKIVPKIGEYLKKTIFSMKGLFNVAKSFLKVGIIIFVAYLYIKKDLFVLIDIIDNGDVAGALGQVARMAAQILITVAVLFLILSIPDYFVQRHDFMEEMKMTKQEVKEEYKEMEGDPEVKSKLQQMQRQLLSQNIRKAVSESDVVIANPTHFAVALKFDQTVANSPMVNAKGEDENALTIRRIAEQNSVPVVENRPLARELYTNLEVGDIIPEEYFKILATIYAHLDKYKNYK; encoded by the coding sequence ATGGCAGCAGAAGATGAAGGCCGTACCGAACAACCTTCCGAATACAAACTTGAAAAAGCCCGCAAAGAAGGACGTGTAGCAAAAAGCCAGGAAATTAGTGGTGCACTGGTTTTACTGCTTTGTGTCGTTACAATCATTTTTCTTTCAAAATGGCTTTTTAATGAAATCGTAACAATATTCAAATTTTATTTTACACAATGCTCCACATATGATGTAAAAAATCCGACTTTTTTACCGGCGTTTTTTAATGTGTTTATAAAGTGTGTACTTCCTGTCGGTCTTATAAGTGCCGTATCGGCAGTAATGGCAAATATTGTACAAACCAGAGGTTTTATATTTTCGCTTAAACCGATAGAGCCAAAGTTTTCTAAAATTGTACCAAAGATTGGTGAATATCTTAAGAAAACAATCTTTTCAATGAAAGGACTTTTTAATGTTGCAAAGTCATTTCTGAAAGTTGGTATAATCATCTTTGTTGCATATTTATATATCAAAAAAGATCTGTTCGTTCTGATTGATATAATTGATAATGGTGATGTTGCTGGTGCGCTTGGACAGGTTGCAAGAATGGCTGCTCAGATTCTAATCACCGTTGCCGTATTATTTTTGATTCTTTCAATTCCAGATTACTTTGTACAGCGTCATGACTTCATGGAAGAAATGAAAATGACAAAGCAGGAAGTAAAGGAAGAATATAAAGAAATGGAAGGAGATCCTGAAGTTAAGAGTAAACTTCAGCAGATGCAGCGACAATTGCTTTCGCAGAATATACGTAAAGCAGTTAGTGAATCAGACGTTGTAATTGCAAACCCGACACACTTTGCAGTTGCATTAAAATTTGATCAGACAGTTGCAAATTCTCCAATGGTTAATGCAAAAGGTGAGGATGAAAACGCGCTTACAATCCGCCGTATTGCAGAACAGAACTCGGTTCCAGTTGTAGAAAATCGTCCTTTGGCACGAGAATTGTATACAAATCTGGAAGTTGGTGATATAATACCTGAAGAATATTTTAAAATTCTTGCAACAATTTATGCACATTTAGATAAGTATAAGAATTATAAATAG
- a CDS encoding FliO/MopB family protein, whose protein sequence is MEKTKKLFAAVIVFMAAVFALYSQTTANNQTSNQISEETIIISDDAVSENSTTAQTYKGPSTVGMFVRMIVVLIIVVGLIYGVFWFIKKKTNIVKTDDEYLRRAAYINIAPGKSVEVITLIDKAYLIGVTEDNITLLGEIHDEELIKAMNLTADKKNNTKKPASFSDVLDMFLIKKGGQKNVFTDTEQQVDNLFSNTGKTGIDEES, encoded by the coding sequence TTGGAAAAAACAAAAAAACTATTTGCGGCTGTAATTGTATTTATGGCCGCAGTTTTTGCATTATATTCTCAAACAACTGCAAATAATCAGACATCTAATCAAATCTCAGAAGAAACAATCATAATTTCAGATGATGCTGTTTCTGAAAATTCTACAACAGCACAAACATACAAAGGACCTTCAACAGTCGGTATGTTTGTAAGAATGATTGTAGTTCTTATTATTGTTGTCGGTTTAATTTATGGAGTTTTCTGGTTTATCAAAAAGAAAACTAATATTGTTAAGACTGATGATGAATACTTGCGAAGGGCAGCTTACATAAATATTGCCCCGGGAAAATCTGTTGAAGTAATCACTCTTATTGATAAAGCTTATCTGATTGGTGTTACAGAAGATAATATTACATTGCTCGGTGAGATTCATGATGAAGAATTGATTAAAGCAATGAATCTTACAGCAGATAAGAAAAATAATACAAAAAAGCCTGCAAGTTTTTCTGATGTTCTTGATATGTTCCTGATTAAAAAAGGCGGACAGAAAAATGTTTTTACAGATACTGAACAGCAGGTAGATAATCTGTTTAGTAATACCGGAAAAACCGGAATAGATGAGGAAAGTTAA
- the fliQ gene encoding flagellar biosynthesis protein FliQ, whose protein sequence is MSIGVIISLMRGAVTEVISLVAPVLGLALLVGLIVAIFQATTSIQEQTLTFLPKLIVILLVIALLGGTMFTSLGEYTIRLFSRIPDFAK, encoded by the coding sequence ATGTCAATTGGTGTTATCATTTCACTTATGCGTGGTGCAGTAACTGAAGTAATTTCTCTTGTTGCACCTGTTTTAGGACTCGCCCTTTTAGTTGGACTTATTGTAGCTATCTTTCAGGCAACAACTTCCATTCAGGAACAGACACTTACTTTTCTTCCAAAGTTGATTGTTATTCTTCTCGTAATAGCATTATTGGGTGGAACAATGTTTACATCTCTTGGTGAATATACAATAAGGTTGTTCAGTCGAATTCCGGATTTTGCAAAATAG
- the fliP gene encoding flagellar type III secretion system pore protein FliP (The bacterial flagellar biogenesis protein FliP forms a type III secretion system (T3SS)-type pore required for flagellar assembly.) has translation MKSKKSLKIIFLSFALFIFTRGSLLYAQNNNFPQGSTQGTTQMNPNVRNSVVPNIAVQITEPQTGKEVAFSIRLLLLLTILTLAPSILILVTCFLRFSIVLDFIKRALSLQQVPPTSVLNGIAFFMTIFVMWPTFTKVYDNAYKPLSNSEITIEQAYHEAEAPLRMFMYEQMAGDTSYIKMFMNMAKLEKPNTLADVPTHILVPAYILHELTVAFKIGVILYIPFIIIDMVVASILMAMGMMMLPPVQISMPFKLILFVLVDGWGLLTQQLFNSVIH, from the coding sequence ATGAAATCAAAAAAATCACTTAAAATAATTTTCCTCAGTTTTGCCCTGTTTATTTTTACACGGGGTAGTTTGCTTTATGCTCAGAACAATAATTTTCCTCAAGGTTCTACACAGGGAACAACACAGATGAATCCTAATGTACGGAATTCAGTTGTGCCAAATATTGCTGTACAGATTACTGAACCGCAGACAGGAAAAGAAGTTGCCTTTTCTATAAGACTCCTGCTTCTTCTTACAATTCTGACTCTTGCACCAAGTATCTTAATACTTGTAACCTGCTTCCTGCGTTTTTCTATCGTACTGGACTTTATAAAGCGTGCTTTGTCATTACAGCAGGTTCCGCCAACATCTGTACTTAACGGTATTGCATTTTTTATGACAATCTTTGTGATGTGGCCAACGTTCACAAAAGTTTATGATAATGCTTATAAGCCGCTTTCAAATAGTGAAATTACAATAGAGCAGGCATATCACGAAGCAGAAGCACCGCTCAGAATGTTTATGTACGAACAGATGGCCGGTGATACAAGCTATATCAAAATGTTTATGAACATGGCTAAACTTGAAAAGCCAAATACACTTGCTGATGTTCCTACTCATATTCTGGTGCCGGCTTATATTCTTCATGAACTTACAGTTGCATTTAAGATTGGTGTAATTTTGTATATACCATTTATCATTATAGATATGGTCGTCGCGAGTATCCTCATGGCGATGGGTATGATGATGCTTCCGCCTGTACAGATTTCCATGCCGTTCAAACTGATTCTGTTTGTTCTTGTAGACGGCTGGGGACTTTTGACACAGCAGTTGTTTAATTCTGTAATACACTAA
- the whiG gene encoding RNA polymerase sigma factor WhiG produces the protein MPINDEKEEDDLWEEFKKTKSPALRDKFIRQYMPLVKYVAGKVAVGLPASVEFDDLVGYGQFGLLDAINKYDPAKGVKFKTYAVTRIRGAIFDELRQIDWVPRSVRQKSREIEDAIVSLESRLGRTATDSEIAGSLNMSEDEYHRTVMKVSGTSVLSLNDVWYAGDDNDNMSIGNNIESPSSLNPDVIAEREEIKKVIAQAISELPEKEKMVIVLYYHEDLTFKEIGEVLEVSESRISQLHTKANLRLRAKLTNLRKGII, from the coding sequence ATGCCAATTAATGATGAAAAAGAAGAAGATGATCTTTGGGAAGAATTCAAAAAGACCAAATCACCAGCTCTCAGAGACAAATTTATACGGCAGTATATGCCTCTTGTAAAATATGTTGCAGGTAAAGTTGCAGTTGGACTTCCTGCTTCGGTAGAGTTTGATGATCTTGTTGGTTACGGACAGTTCGGCCTTCTTGATGCAATAAATAAATATGATCCTGCTAAGGGAGTAAAGTTTAAGACTTACGCAGTTACACGTATCCGTGGTGCAATCTTTGATGAACTCCGTCAGATAGACTGGGTTCCTCGTTCAGTGCGTCAGAAGTCACGCGAAATTGAAGATGCTATTGTTTCTCTTGAATCTCGTCTTGGTCGTACAGCAACTGATTCTGAAATTGCCGGCTCTCTCAATATGAGTGAGGACGAATATCACAGAACAGTAATGAAGGTTTCTGGTACAAGTGTACTTTCGCTTAATGATGTATGGTATGCCGGAGACGACAATGACAATATGTCAATCGGAAACAATATTGAATCTCCTTCAAGCCTTAATCCGGATGTAATTGCTGAGCGTGAAGAAATCAAAAAGGTAATCGCACAGGCTATCAGTGAATTGCCGGAAAAAGAAAAAATGGTAATTGTATTGTACTACCATGAAGACCTTACCTTTAAAGAAATTGGTGAAGTTCTTGAAGTAAGTGAATCTCGAATTTCTCAGCTCCATACAAAAGCTAACTTAAGACTTCGTGCAAAACTTACAAACCTCAGAAAAGGAATTATTTAG